CACCGGCGAGCTGCCCAAGCTCATCGGCCGCGTGGGGGACTTCGCCGCTTACGACCGCGTCGCGCTGGGGTTCCCCGTGTGGTGGTTCACCTGCCCGCAGGCCGTCGTCAGCTTCCTGTCGCAGTACGACTTTTCCGGCAAGACGGTCTGGCCGTTCTGCACGCACGGCGGCAGCGGCCCGCGCGGCAGCGCGGGGAAGATCCGCGCCCACTGCGCCGGCGACGTCAAAGACTGCCTCGACGCCAACAAGCTGACGGACGAGGGCGTCGCGGAGTGGCTGAAAACTGAATAACGGACGCTCTCAGACAGGGGATCTTTTCATGACCTCTCGATTTCGCGCCGCCCGCGGCGGCGACCTTGAGCGGATCGAAGCGCTGATCGACGCGCGCATCCGCTGGATGGACGAAACGGGCATACGGCAGTGGAACGTCACGAACTACCGCGAAGTCTACCCGCGCGCCTATTACGAGCGGATGCTGCGCGAGGGCAAGCTGTTCGCGCTCGACGGCGACGGCGGAACGGTCGCGGCGGCGGTCCTGCTCGAAGAGGACCCGCGCTGGAGCGACGCGCCGCGGCCGGCGCTGCACGTGCACAACCTGGTCTCGTCGCTGCGCGACCGCGGCGCGGGACGGGAATTCCTGCGCCTGGCCGGCGAGCGGGCGACGGCGCTGGGGAAACGCGCGCTGCGCCTCGACTGCGCCGCGGACAACGCGAAACTGAACCGTTTTTACGAGAATCTCGGCTTCCGCGCCGCCGGGACCGTCGAAGACGGCCCGTATCACGGCGTGCGCCGCGAGAAGGCCGACCTGCCCGGCCGCC
This genomic window from Pyramidobacter piscolens W5455 contains:
- a CDS encoding flavodoxin; the encoded protein is MAKLLIAYFSKSGTTRARAEQIARVTGGDLFEIKTEKAYPQSYAGTVIVGKKEQLTGELPKLIGRVGDFAAYDRVALGFPVWWFTCPQAVVSFLSQYDFSGKTVWPFCTHGGSGPRGSAGKIRAHCAGDVKDCLDANKLTDEGVAEWLKTE
- a CDS encoding GNAT family N-acetyltransferase codes for the protein MTSRFRAARGGDLERIEALIDARIRWMDETGIRQWNVTNYREVYPRAYYERMLREGKLFALDGDGGTVAAAVLLEEDPRWSDAPRPALHVHNLVSSLRDRGAGREFLRLAGERATALGKRALRLDCAADNAKLNRFYENLGFRAAGTVEDGPYHGVRREKADLPGRPFDVNALLFEGYETLDVFGPAEILAHVGDYRLRWFSRGGGEVVNAQGLRVLAEPLSAADP